In one window of Episyrphus balteatus chromosome 3, idEpiBalt1.1, whole genome shotgun sequence DNA:
- the LOC129916431 gene encoding myosin-G heavy chain isoform X5 — MIEKTIKLQIDIDEVNNISSNNTSLSTSSNSLNNIPIQQQQQQQHLKPIKQKQDIKHSTTNSNVKSNIFDSNSCNRHNLQVDSNNNNNNNFRNSSNNVTILNTSSATKATINKCNNNNNIINNNNNINLNNSRRRRNQQEIRKNKRAHRHLLTSSGATPKPTAVAPTSQNQNTNCQKRQKKKKTKRKTDSENSKSGSSHHHLQNEQQLRQQQQQTNSHPNRNCKSSSSTTNQPRNSNNKNNKLIQNNWNNNRLSECDDSATIVSVISSQWCSIEERLNLLDKLLYCDEFDDDNYSTISSECYKDDDDNNDDDNIIMSDHSGSGQMPMKRRGHQHHPRFAGQRRSNVPVEEILAALRRGDSVGELSNLSSTTSTSTTTTADSQVTSLNTGSTSTLDTLSHFGDVDVETDELGRCLSPIDLPYDNNNTETTTTILKELNRNPDGNYLNDVNIKKTSLDLPLQQLSAELAIPSTANSSPTPTDESSLLDDVAKTPSSSSSSKQQRSPKKEKLRSEKKKKKSKTKNSTESGAGDQNSFQERPEADGAAAANNENNSPDNNLDDDSSSAEWAKLRCTSERTEVVAEREIRRHKGRCADYPGLAFGRSIFSSDTMMKFNIIRNELHNIMNTQLKRAESEVAALNRRIQLLEEDLERSEERLGSATAKLSEASQAADESERARKVLENRSLADEERMDALENQLKEARFLAEEADKKYDEVARKLAMVEADLERAEERAELGENKIVELEEELRVVGNNLKSLEVSEEKANQREEEYKNQIKTLNTRLKEAEARAEFAERSVQKLQKEVDRLEDELIIEKEKYAIIGDSLDLAFVDLVPGVQPNYNERNPKPPTPKEPTPTPEQIAAAEAAAEAAVAAEAAAAADAEGKAQEAAAGEAAAQEAEAAAAAAAEVPKEPTPPPPPPPPFEYAIDLPPEGAEVPYVKNFDAVAAAAAEAAAVAAAEAAAAVAAEEAAKAAAEAAAAAPTTDSAPPAEGAPPAEGAPAAEGAAPPATEGAPAPAPESTDAAPAPAPEAAPTTEAPPAPAPES; from the exons ATGattgaaaaaactataaaacttCAAATCGATATTGATGAAGTTAATAATATAAGTTCAAATAATACAAGCTTAAGTACAAGTTCAAATAGTTTAAATAATATaccaatacaacaacaacaacaacaacaacatttaaaacccataaaacaaaaacaagatatAAAACATTCTACTACTAATTCGAATGTAAAATCGAATATATTTGACAGCAACTCATGTAACCGGCATAATTTACAAGTAGAttcgaataataataataataataattttcgaaattcaTCAAATAATGTGACTATATTAAACACATCAAGTGCGACAAAGGcaacaataaataaatgcaataacaataataatattattaataataacaataatataaatttaaataattcacGTCGCCGGCGTAATCAACAGGAAATACGTAAAAATAAACGTGCTCACCGCCATCTACTGACAAGTAGCGGTGCTACACCAAAACCAACAGCAGTTGCACCAACATCACAAAACCAAAATACCAATTGtcagaaacgtcaaaaaaagaaaaagacaaaACGAAAAACTGACAGCGAAAATAGTAAAAGTGGAAGCAGTCATCACCATCTACAAAACGAACAGCAGCTGCGCCAGCAGCAACAGCAAACCAACAGTCATCCAAATCGTAACTGCAAATCTTCTTCCTCCACAACTAATCAACCTCGCAAcagtaataataaaaacaataaattaatacaaaataattggAATAATAATCGATTAAGTGAATGCGATGATTCGGCAACAATTGTATCAGTGATATCTTCTCAATGGTGTTCAATTGAGGAACGTTTAAATTTACTCgataaacttttgtattgtGATGAATTTGATGACGATAATTATTCAACAATTAGCAGCGAATGTTACaaagacgacgacgacaacaacgacgacgacaacataATAATGAGTGATCATAGTGGCAGCGGGCAAATGCCAATGAAGCGCCGTGGTCACCAGCATCATCCCAGATTTGCTGGCCAACGTCGTTCCAATGTTCCAGTTGAAGAGATTTTGGCTGCTTTACGTCGCGGCGATAGTGTTGGTGAACTGTCAAATTTATCATCCACAACATCTACAAGTACTACAACAACAGCTGATTCCCAAGTGACGTCATTAAATACAGGATCCACCTCAACATTAGATACTTTAAGTCATTTTGGTGATGTCGATGTTGAGACAGATGAATTAGGTAGATGCTTATCACCGATTGACCTTCcttatgataataataatactgaaacaacaacaacaattctcAAGGAATTGAATAGAAATCCCGATGGCAATTATTTAAATGATGTAAATATTAAGAAAACGTCCTTAGACTTGCCTTTGCAACAATTATCTGCAGAGCTTGCAATCCCATCAACTGCAAATAGCAGTCCAACGCCAACGGACGAGAGTAGTCTGTTGGATGATGTCGCTAAGACACCGAGTAGTAGTAGTAGTTCGAAACAACAGCGTTCTCCGAAAAAGGAGAAACTTCGTtcggagaagaagaagaaaaaatcgaaaacaaaaaattctacaGAATCAGGAGCAGGAGATCAGAACTCATTTCAAGAACGTCCTGAAGCTGATGGCGCTGCAGCAGCTAACAATGAGAATAACTCACCAGACAACAATCTGGATGATGATTCGTCGTCTGCTGAATGGGCGAAACTTCGATGCACCAGCGAACGGACGGAAGTTGTTGCTGAGAGAGAAATACGCCGGCACAAAGGACGTTGTGCTGATTATCCAGGATTGGCATTTGGCCGGTCGATATTTAGCTCTGATACAATGatgaaatttaatataattcgCAATGAACTGCATAACATCATGAATACACAATTGAAACgg GCTGAATCTGAAGTTGCTGCATTAAATCGTCGCATTCAGTTGCTCGAAGAAGACTTGGAACGTTCTGAGGAACGTCTTGGATCTGCCACAGCTAAACTTTCGGAAGCATCACAAGCTGCTGATGAAAGTGAACG TGCCCGTAAGGTCCTTGAAAACCGCTCACTTGCCGATGAAGAGCGTATGGATGCCCTTGAGAATCAACTCAAAGAAGCCCGTTTCCTTGCTGAAGAAGCCGACAAAAAATACGATGAG gttGCCCGTAAATTGGCCATGGTTGAAGCTGATCTTGAGCGCGCAGAGGAACGTGCCGAGTTGggagaaaa CAAAATCGTGGAACTTGAAGAAGAACTCCGCGTTGTGGGTAACAACTTGAAATCCCTCGAAGTCTCAGAAGAAAAg GCCAACCAACGTGAAGAGGAATACAAGAACCAAATTAAGACCTTGAACACTCGTCTAAAGGAG GCTGAAGCCCGTGCTGAATTTGCCGAACGTTCTGTTCAAAAATTGCAGAAAGAAGTCGACAGACTCGAAG ATGAATTAATCATAGAAAAGGAGAAATATGCAATTATCGGCGACAGTTTAGATCTTGCATTCGTTGATCTTGTACCCGGAGTTCAACCTAACTATAATGAGCGCAATCCAAAACCACCAACTCCAAAAGAACCCACACCCACACCTGAACAAATTGCTGCTGCTGAAGCAGCTGCTGAAGCCGCAGTCGCTGCAGAAGCTGCAGCCGCAGCCGATGCCGAAGGTAAAGCACAAGAAGCAGCCGCAGGAGAGGCAGCCGCACAAGAAGCAGAAGCAGCAGCTGCTGCTGCCGCAGAAGTGCCGAAAGAACCAAccccaccaccaccaccaccaccaccattcGAATACGCCATTGACTTACCTCCAGAGGGCGCTGAAGTGCCATATGTAAAGAACTTTGATGCCGTGGCAGCTGCAGCAGCCGAGGCAGCAGCAGTCGCTGCAGCTGAAGCAGCAGCAGCTGTTGCAGCAGAAGAAGCAGCGAAGGCAGCAGCCGAAGCTGCTGCTGCAGCCCCCACAACAGACAGTGCCCCACCAGCAGAGGGTGCACCACCAGCAGAAGGTGCCCCAGCAGCTGAAGGGGCTGCCCCACCTGCAACAGAAGGAGCGCCAGCTCCAGCACCAGAATCAACAGACGCTGCTCCAGCACCAGCACCAGAGGCAGCACCAACAACTGAAGCGCCTCCAGCACCGGCTCCGGAATCTTAA
- the LOC129916431 gene encoding myosin-G heavy chain isoform X10, which produces MIEKTIKLQIDIDEVNNISSNNTSLSTSSNSLNNIPIQQQQQQQHLKPIKQKQDIKHSTTNSNVKSNIFDSNSCNRHNLQVDSNNNNNNNFRNSSNNVTILNTSSATKATINKCNNNNNIINNNNNINLNNSRRRRNQQEIRKNKRAHRHLLTSSGATPKPTAVAPTSQNQNTNCQKRQKKKKTKRKTDSENSKSGSSHHHLQNEQQLRQQQQQTNSHPNRNCKSSSSTTNQPRNSNNKNNKLIQNNWNNNRLSECDDSATIVSVISSQWCSIEERLNLLDKLLYCDEFDDDNYSTISSECYKDDDDNNDDDNIIMSDHSGSGQMPMKRRGHQHHPRFAGQRRSNVPVEEILAALRRGDSVGELSNLSSTTSTSTTTTADSQVTSLNTGSTSTLDTLSHFGDVDVETDELGRCLSPIDLPYDNNNTETTTTILKELNRNPDGNYLNDVNIKKTSLDLPLQQLSAELAIPSTANSSPTPTDESSLLDDVAKTPSSSSSSKQQRSPKKEKLRSEKKKKKSKTKNSTESGAGDQNSFQERPEADGAAAANNENNSPDNNLDDDSSSAEWAKLRCTSERTEVVAEREIRRHKGRCADYPGLAFGRSIFSSDTMMKFNIIRNELHNIMNTQLKRAESEVAALNRRIQLLEEDLERSEERLGSATAKLSEASQAADESERARKVLENRSLADEERMDALENQLKEARFLAEEADKKYDEVARKLAMVEADLERAEERAELGENKIVELEEELRVVGNNLKSLEVSEEKANQREEEYKNQIKTLNTRLKEAEARAEFAERSVQKLQKEVDRLEEEVSKGKEQYKTIAQELDSTYADMNAY; this is translated from the exons ATGattgaaaaaactataaaacttCAAATCGATATTGATGAAGTTAATAATATAAGTTCAAATAATACAAGCTTAAGTACAAGTTCAAATAGTTTAAATAATATaccaatacaacaacaacaacaacaacaacatttaaaacccataaaacaaaaacaagatatAAAACATTCTACTACTAATTCGAATGTAAAATCGAATATATTTGACAGCAACTCATGTAACCGGCATAATTTACAAGTAGAttcgaataataataataataataattttcgaaattcaTCAAATAATGTGACTATATTAAACACATCAAGTGCGACAAAGGcaacaataaataaatgcaataacaataataatattattaataataacaataatataaatttaaataattcacGTCGCCGGCGTAATCAACAGGAAATACGTAAAAATAAACGTGCTCACCGCCATCTACTGACAAGTAGCGGTGCTACACCAAAACCAACAGCAGTTGCACCAACATCACAAAACCAAAATACCAATTGtcagaaacgtcaaaaaaagaaaaagacaaaACGAAAAACTGACAGCGAAAATAGTAAAAGTGGAAGCAGTCATCACCATCTACAAAACGAACAGCAGCTGCGCCAGCAGCAACAGCAAACCAACAGTCATCCAAATCGTAACTGCAAATCTTCTTCCTCCACAACTAATCAACCTCGCAAcagtaataataaaaacaataaattaatacaaaataattggAATAATAATCGATTAAGTGAATGCGATGATTCGGCAACAATTGTATCAGTGATATCTTCTCAATGGTGTTCAATTGAGGAACGTTTAAATTTACTCgataaacttttgtattgtGATGAATTTGATGACGATAATTATTCAACAATTAGCAGCGAATGTTACaaagacgacgacgacaacaacgacgacgacaacataATAATGAGTGATCATAGTGGCAGCGGGCAAATGCCAATGAAGCGCCGTGGTCACCAGCATCATCCCAGATTTGCTGGCCAACGTCGTTCCAATGTTCCAGTTGAAGAGATTTTGGCTGCTTTACGTCGCGGCGATAGTGTTGGTGAACTGTCAAATTTATCATCCACAACATCTACAAGTACTACAACAACAGCTGATTCCCAAGTGACGTCATTAAATACAGGATCCACCTCAACATTAGATACTTTAAGTCATTTTGGTGATGTCGATGTTGAGACAGATGAATTAGGTAGATGCTTATCACCGATTGACCTTCcttatgataataataatactgaaacaacaacaacaattctcAAGGAATTGAATAGAAATCCCGATGGCAATTATTTAAATGATGTAAATATTAAGAAAACGTCCTTAGACTTGCCTTTGCAACAATTATCTGCAGAGCTTGCAATCCCATCAACTGCAAATAGCAGTCCAACGCCAACGGACGAGAGTAGTCTGTTGGATGATGTCGCTAAGACACCGAGTAGTAGTAGTAGTTCGAAACAACAGCGTTCTCCGAAAAAGGAGAAACTTCGTtcggagaagaagaagaaaaaatcgaaaacaaaaaattctacaGAATCAGGAGCAGGAGATCAGAACTCATTTCAAGAACGTCCTGAAGCTGATGGCGCTGCAGCAGCTAACAATGAGAATAACTCACCAGACAACAATCTGGATGATGATTCGTCGTCTGCTGAATGGGCGAAACTTCGATGCACCAGCGAACGGACGGAAGTTGTTGCTGAGAGAGAAATACGCCGGCACAAAGGACGTTGTGCTGATTATCCAGGATTGGCATTTGGCCGGTCGATATTTAGCTCTGATACAATGatgaaatttaatataattcgCAATGAACTGCATAACATCATGAATACACAATTGAAACgg GCTGAATCTGAAGTTGCTGCATTAAATCGTCGCATTCAGTTGCTCGAAGAAGACTTGGAACGTTCTGAGGAACGTCTTGGATCTGCCACAGCTAAACTTTCGGAAGCATCACAAGCTGCTGATGAAAGTGAACG TGCCCGTAAGGTCCTTGAAAACCGCTCACTTGCCGATGAAGAGCGTATGGATGCCCTTGAGAATCAACTCAAAGAAGCCCGTTTCCTTGCTGAAGAAGCCGACAAAAAATACGATGAG gttGCCCGTAAATTGGCCATGGTTGAAGCTGATCTTGAGCGCGCAGAGGAACGTGCCGAGTTGggagaaaa CAAAATCGTGGAACTTGAAGAAGAACTCCGCGTTGTGGGTAACAACTTGAAATCCCTCGAAGTCTCAGAAGAAAAg GCCAACCAACGTGAAGAGGAATACAAGAACCAAATTAAGACCTTGAACACTCGTCTAAAGGAG GCTGAAGCCCGTGCTGAATTTGCCGAACGTTCTGTTCAAAAATTGCAGAAAGAAGTCGACAGACTCGAAG AGGAAGTTAGTAAAGGTAAAGAACAGTACAAGACAATTGCACAAGAATTGGACTCAACATATGCCGATATGAATGCTTactaa
- the LOC129916431 gene encoding myosin-G heavy chain isoform X12 codes for MIEKTIKLQIDIDEVNNISSNNTSLSTSSNSLNNIPIQQQQQQQHLKPIKQKQDIKHSTTNSNVKSNIFDSNSCNRHNLQVDSNNNNNNNFRNSSNNVTILNTSSATKATINKCNNNNNIINNNNNINLNNSRRRRNQQEIRKNKRAHRHLLTSSGATPKPTAVAPTSQNQNTNCQKRQKKKKTKRKTDSENSKSGSSHHHLQNEQQLRQQQQQTNSHPNRNCKSSSSTTNQPRNSNNKNNKLIQNNWNNNRLSECDDSATIVSVISSQWCSIEERLNLLDKLLYCDEFDDDNYSTISSECYKDDDDNNDDDNIIMSDHSGSGQMPMKRRGHQHHPRFAGQRRSNVPVEEILAALRRGDSVGELSNLSSTTSTSTTTTADSQVTSLNTGSTSTLDTLSHFGDVDVETDELGRCLSPIDLPYDNNNTETTTTILKELNRNPDGNYLNDVNIKKTSLDLPLQQLSAELAIPSTANSSPTPTDESSLLDDVAKTPSSSSSSKQQRSPKKEKLRSEKKKKKSKTKNSTESGAGDQNSFQERPEADGAAAANNENNSPDNNLDDDSSSAEWAKLRCTSERTEVVAEREIRRHKGRCADYPGLAFGRSIFSSDTMMKFNIIRNELHNIMNTQLKRAESEVAALNRRIQLLEEDLERSEERLGSATAKLSEASQAADESERIRKALENRTNMEDDRVAILEAQLSQAKLIAEEADKKYEEVARKLVLMEQDLERSEEKAELGESKIVELEEELRVVGNNLKSLEVSEEKANQREEEYKNQIKTLNTRLKEAEARAEFAERSVQKLQKEVDRLEDDLMNEREKNKLLSEEMEATLHDIQNM; via the exons ATGattgaaaaaactataaaacttCAAATCGATATTGATGAAGTTAATAATATAAGTTCAAATAATACAAGCTTAAGTACAAGTTCAAATAGTTTAAATAATATaccaatacaacaacaacaacaacaacaacatttaaaacccataaaacaaaaacaagatatAAAACATTCTACTACTAATTCGAATGTAAAATCGAATATATTTGACAGCAACTCATGTAACCGGCATAATTTACAAGTAGAttcgaataataataataataataattttcgaaattcaTCAAATAATGTGACTATATTAAACACATCAAGTGCGACAAAGGcaacaataaataaatgcaataacaataataatattattaataataacaataatataaatttaaataattcacGTCGCCGGCGTAATCAACAGGAAATACGTAAAAATAAACGTGCTCACCGCCATCTACTGACAAGTAGCGGTGCTACACCAAAACCAACAGCAGTTGCACCAACATCACAAAACCAAAATACCAATTGtcagaaacgtcaaaaaaagaaaaagacaaaACGAAAAACTGACAGCGAAAATAGTAAAAGTGGAAGCAGTCATCACCATCTACAAAACGAACAGCAGCTGCGCCAGCAGCAACAGCAAACCAACAGTCATCCAAATCGTAACTGCAAATCTTCTTCCTCCACAACTAATCAACCTCGCAAcagtaataataaaaacaataaattaatacaaaataattggAATAATAATCGATTAAGTGAATGCGATGATTCGGCAACAATTGTATCAGTGATATCTTCTCAATGGTGTTCAATTGAGGAACGTTTAAATTTACTCgataaacttttgtattgtGATGAATTTGATGACGATAATTATTCAACAATTAGCAGCGAATGTTACaaagacgacgacgacaacaacgacgacgacaacataATAATGAGTGATCATAGTGGCAGCGGGCAAATGCCAATGAAGCGCCGTGGTCACCAGCATCATCCCAGATTTGCTGGCCAACGTCGTTCCAATGTTCCAGTTGAAGAGATTTTGGCTGCTTTACGTCGCGGCGATAGTGTTGGTGAACTGTCAAATTTATCATCCACAACATCTACAAGTACTACAACAACAGCTGATTCCCAAGTGACGTCATTAAATACAGGATCCACCTCAACATTAGATACTTTAAGTCATTTTGGTGATGTCGATGTTGAGACAGATGAATTAGGTAGATGCTTATCACCGATTGACCTTCcttatgataataataatactgaaacaacaacaacaattctcAAGGAATTGAATAGAAATCCCGATGGCAATTATTTAAATGATGTAAATATTAAGAAAACGTCCTTAGACTTGCCTTTGCAACAATTATCTGCAGAGCTTGCAATCCCATCAACTGCAAATAGCAGTCCAACGCCAACGGACGAGAGTAGTCTGTTGGATGATGTCGCTAAGACACCGAGTAGTAGTAGTAGTTCGAAACAACAGCGTTCTCCGAAAAAGGAGAAACTTCGTtcggagaagaagaagaaaaaatcgaaaacaaaaaattctacaGAATCAGGAGCAGGAGATCAGAACTCATTTCAAGAACGTCCTGAAGCTGATGGCGCTGCAGCAGCTAACAATGAGAATAACTCACCAGACAACAATCTGGATGATGATTCGTCGTCTGCTGAATGGGCGAAACTTCGATGCACCAGCGAACGGACGGAAGTTGTTGCTGAGAGAGAAATACGCCGGCACAAAGGACGTTGTGCTGATTATCCAGGATTGGCATTTGGCCGGTCGATATTTAGCTCTGATACAATGatgaaatttaatataattcgCAATGAACTGCATAACATCATGAATACACAATTGAAACgg GCTGAATCTGAAGTTGCTGCATTAAATCGTCGCATTCAGTTGCTCGAAGAAGACTTGGAACGTTCTGAGGAACGTCTTGGATCTGCCACAGCTAAACTTTCGGAAGCATCACAAGCTGCTGATGAAAGTGAACG GATACGAAAGGCTCTTGAAAATCGTACAAATATGGAAGATGACAGAGTAGCTATATTGGAAGCACAATTATCCCAAGCAAAATTAATTGCCGAGGAAGCTGACAAAAAATACGAagag gttGCAAGAAAACTAGTCCTCATGGAACAGGATTTGGAACGTTCCGAGGAGAAAGCTGAGCTTGGCGAaag CAAAATCGTGGAACTTGAAGAAGAACTCCGCGTTGTGGGTAACAACTTGAAATCCCTCGAAGTCTCAGAAGAAAAg GCCAACCAACGTGAAGAGGAATACAAGAACCAAATTAAGACCTTGAACACTCGTCTAAAGGAG GCTGAAGCCCGTGCTGAATTTGCCGAACGTTCTGTTCAAAAATTGCAGAAAGAAGTCGACAGACTCGAAG ACGATTTAATGAACGAGCgtgagaaaaataaattgctgtCAGAAGAAATGGAAGCCACTTTGCATGATATTCAAAACATGTGA
- the LOC129916431 gene encoding myosin-G heavy chain isoform X11 gives MIEKTIKLQIDIDEVNNISSNNTSLSTSSNSLNNIPIQQQQQQQHLKPIKQKQDIKHSTTNSNVKSNIFDSNSCNRHNLQVDSNNNNNNNFRNSSNNVTILNTSSATKATINKCNNNNNIINNNNNINLNNSRRRRNQQEIRKNKRAHRHLLTSSGATPKPTAVAPTSQNQNTNCQKRQKKKKTKRKTDSENSKSGSSHHHLQNEQQLRQQQQQTNSHPNRNCKSSSSTTNQPRNSNNKNNKLIQNNWNNNRLSECDDSATIVSVISSQWCSIEERLNLLDKLLYCDEFDDDNYSTISSECYKDDDDNNDDDNIIMSDHSGSGQMPMKRRGHQHHPRFAGQRRSNVPVEEILAALRRGDSVGELSNLSSTTSTSTTTTADSQVTSLNTGSTSTLDTLSHFGDVDVETDELGRCLSPIDLPYDNNNTETTTTILKELNRNPDGNYLNDVNIKKTSLDLPLQQLSAELAIPSTANSSPTPTDESSLLDDVAKTPSSSSSSKQQRSPKKEKLRSEKKKKKSKTKNSTESGAGDQNSFQERPEADGAAAANNENNSPDNNLDDDSSSAEWAKLRCTSERTEVVAEREIRRHKGRCADYPGLAFGRSIFSSDTMMKFNIIRNELHNIMNTQLKRAESEVAALNRRIQLLEEDLERSEERLGSATAKLSEASQAADESERARKVLENRSLADEERMDALENQLKEARFLAEEADKKYDEVARKLAMVEADLERAEERAELGENKIVELEEELRVVGNNLKSLEVSEEKANQREEEYKNQIKTLNTRLKEAEARAEFAERSVQKLQKEVDRLEDDLMNEREKNKLLSEEMEATLHDIQNM, from the exons ATGattgaaaaaactataaaacttCAAATCGATATTGATGAAGTTAATAATATAAGTTCAAATAATACAAGCTTAAGTACAAGTTCAAATAGTTTAAATAATATaccaatacaacaacaacaacaacaacaacatttaaaacccataaaacaaaaacaagatatAAAACATTCTACTACTAATTCGAATGTAAAATCGAATATATTTGACAGCAACTCATGTAACCGGCATAATTTACAAGTAGAttcgaataataataataataataattttcgaaattcaTCAAATAATGTGACTATATTAAACACATCAAGTGCGACAAAGGcaacaataaataaatgcaataacaataataatattattaataataacaataatataaatttaaataattcacGTCGCCGGCGTAATCAACAGGAAATACGTAAAAATAAACGTGCTCACCGCCATCTACTGACAAGTAGCGGTGCTACACCAAAACCAACAGCAGTTGCACCAACATCACAAAACCAAAATACCAATTGtcagaaacgtcaaaaaaagaaaaagacaaaACGAAAAACTGACAGCGAAAATAGTAAAAGTGGAAGCAGTCATCACCATCTACAAAACGAACAGCAGCTGCGCCAGCAGCAACAGCAAACCAACAGTCATCCAAATCGTAACTGCAAATCTTCTTCCTCCACAACTAATCAACCTCGCAAcagtaataataaaaacaataaattaatacaaaataattggAATAATAATCGATTAAGTGAATGCGATGATTCGGCAACAATTGTATCAGTGATATCTTCTCAATGGTGTTCAATTGAGGAACGTTTAAATTTACTCgataaacttttgtattgtGATGAATTTGATGACGATAATTATTCAACAATTAGCAGCGAATGTTACaaagacgacgacgacaacaacgacgacgacaacataATAATGAGTGATCATAGTGGCAGCGGGCAAATGCCAATGAAGCGCCGTGGTCACCAGCATCATCCCAGATTTGCTGGCCAACGTCGTTCCAATGTTCCAGTTGAAGAGATTTTGGCTGCTTTACGTCGCGGCGATAGTGTTGGTGAACTGTCAAATTTATCATCCACAACATCTACAAGTACTACAACAACAGCTGATTCCCAAGTGACGTCATTAAATACAGGATCCACCTCAACATTAGATACTTTAAGTCATTTTGGTGATGTCGATGTTGAGACAGATGAATTAGGTAGATGCTTATCACCGATTGACCTTCcttatgataataataatactgaaacaacaacaacaattctcAAGGAATTGAATAGAAATCCCGATGGCAATTATTTAAATGATGTAAATATTAAGAAAACGTCCTTAGACTTGCCTTTGCAACAATTATCTGCAGAGCTTGCAATCCCATCAACTGCAAATAGCAGTCCAACGCCAACGGACGAGAGTAGTCTGTTGGATGATGTCGCTAAGACACCGAGTAGTAGTAGTAGTTCGAAACAACAGCGTTCTCCGAAAAAGGAGAAACTTCGTtcggagaagaagaagaaaaaatcgaaaacaaaaaattctacaGAATCAGGAGCAGGAGATCAGAACTCATTTCAAGAACGTCCTGAAGCTGATGGCGCTGCAGCAGCTAACAATGAGAATAACTCACCAGACAACAATCTGGATGATGATTCGTCGTCTGCTGAATGGGCGAAACTTCGATGCACCAGCGAACGGACGGAAGTTGTTGCTGAGAGAGAAATACGCCGGCACAAAGGACGTTGTGCTGATTATCCAGGATTGGCATTTGGCCGGTCGATATTTAGCTCTGATACAATGatgaaatttaatataattcgCAATGAACTGCATAACATCATGAATACACAATTGAAACgg GCTGAATCTGAAGTTGCTGCATTAAATCGTCGCATTCAGTTGCTCGAAGAAGACTTGGAACGTTCTGAGGAACGTCTTGGATCTGCCACAGCTAAACTTTCGGAAGCATCACAAGCTGCTGATGAAAGTGAACG TGCCCGTAAGGTCCTTGAAAACCGCTCACTTGCCGATGAAGAGCGTATGGATGCCCTTGAGAATCAACTCAAAGAAGCCCGTTTCCTTGCTGAAGAAGCCGACAAAAAATACGATGAG gttGCCCGTAAATTGGCCATGGTTGAAGCTGATCTTGAGCGCGCAGAGGAACGTGCCGAGTTGggagaaaa CAAAATCGTGGAACTTGAAGAAGAACTCCGCGTTGTGGGTAACAACTTGAAATCCCTCGAAGTCTCAGAAGAAAAg GCCAACCAACGTGAAGAGGAATACAAGAACCAAATTAAGACCTTGAACACTCGTCTAAAGGAG GCTGAAGCCCGTGCTGAATTTGCCGAACGTTCTGTTCAAAAATTGCAGAAAGAAGTCGACAGACTCGAAG ACGATTTAATGAACGAGCgtgagaaaaataaattgctgtCAGAAGAAATGGAAGCCACTTTGCATGATATTCAAAACATGTGA